CTATGTACTTGGTGTCCTACTGCTCGTTTCAGGACATCAACTGAGAGCGATTCAGAGAGCGAACCGAAAGGTTGGCCTAAATGAGCCCTCATAGTGTTCTGGGTGTCGTCCGCTTGGTTTCGCGACACTGGGATCAAAATGTCTGCGAATTGCTTGCACAGTTAGACGCTCCCGAGTGGCCCAACCGGGCGGATCATTCGCGACCTTCATCAACCCCTGCACGCCCTATCCGTCGTCTAACTTTTGGACCAACTTGTCTAAGTGTCTAAGCTTGGTTGAGGAATGCACGTTAGACATCGAGAGTTGGTTCCATGAGCGATGCAGAGCGATGGGGATACGTTCGCGTTTCCACGGCAGATCAAGATGCTGACCAGCAGGAGTATCGACTCATCACCGAGGGTCAGGTGCCCGTTGGAAATGTGCGTGGCGACCACGGCATCACGGGCAGGAAGTTAGACAACAGGCCGGGGCTCGATGAGCTGGTGGGGACGTGGGATGAGCCTCGCGGAAGGTTTATCCAAGGACTCATAAGCAGGGGTGACGCACTCGTGGTGACGCGCCTTGACCGCGTGGGCCGGTCAACCTTGGACATGCTGACATTCGCTGATCGCCTGAAAAGGTCAGGGATCGATCTGCACATCCTCGATCTCCAGCTCGACACCTCGACACCAGGTGGTGAGCTGCTGTTCACGGTCATGAGTGGGCTGGCCACAATGGAGAGCCAGATCCGCTCTGAGCGCGCTAAGGATGGACACGCGA
Above is a genomic segment from Nesterenkonia halotolerans containing:
- a CDS encoding recombinase family protein; its protein translation is MSDAERWGYVRVSTADQDADQQEYRLITEGQVPVGNVRGDHGITGRKLDNRPGLDELVGTWDEPRGRFIQGLISRGDALVVTRLDRVGRSTLDMLTFADRLKRSGIDLHILDLQLDTSTPGGELLFTVMSGLATMESQIRSERAKDGHAKRKRELTRGGGSTAKLDRPQVEEAARLMKAGASAQSVAEEFGVSRATIYNRAKTLGVDLRAKPASPA